From one Paenibacillus terrae HPL-003 genomic stretch:
- a CDS encoding helix-turn-helix domain-containing protein, with protein sequence MNVIKCNIRELMAEHRIDDITELMVRSGLSRNSINKLYRETNIETTKLETLFKLCDTFNCKLSDLIEYVPKEN encoded by the coding sequence ATGAACGTAATCAAGTGCAATATACGAGAACTCATGGCAGAACATCGAATAGATGATATAACAGAATTGATGGTGAGATCGGGCTTAAGTCGGAACTCAATCAACAAGTTATATAGGGAAACGAATATAGAAACAACAAAGCTGGAAACTTTATTTAAGCTATGCGATACGTTTAACTGCAAATTATCAGATTTGATTGAGTATGTACCCAAAGAAAACTAA